One window of Haloarcula salinisoli genomic DNA carries:
- a CDS encoding Ig-like domain-containing protein produces the protein MGGTRIRPDADGYGGVVAVKLRAVVLSVLMVFSIATVGVSPAAAQAAGNASISPSAVDFGQQSVGNTASQDVTVTNDGGSEIEVTGVEVAGADGDDYTVTSGASGATLAAGDSLTATVEYSPGDTADDSATLTVSYGDGTTSDVSLSGTGTPATLSGTVTDFGAGVENATVVVNGTDTATTTDADGTYAVTVTESSVDLTVYHEFVGGTNATVTPTVSVSGDTTRDIAFDRPTPADLPGDGSADDPYEISTVRELQAMNDSLDANYTLTADIDASRTAQWRAVLTRSRNDILYRGFVPVGKYFRESEPVRFNGTFDGDGHTISNLSTDYGLFAAIGEPGVVRNVHVTDANVTPPADQTLPGDLRTNAGIIARENHGTIAASNVEGRVVPNEGTFEVGGYELVFRDVGGVAGLNSRSGVIQNVSANATVTLRSTPERLTIIGAGGLVDDNRGVIRNVTVDADVTSPFLAGGLASRNDGVIREATVDGEVTNLGYSFGEFDGLVGGVVGEHRGDGVITDVASGADINRNSTDTVGGGVVANLEGTSRINDTYVTGTVSGAAGDDGQTPVGPVVGGVTVFYSGSDGWNGVVRDTYWNEETAGQAAANVDGTTNLTTGEMTGPNATVTMAGLEFYDDWLANETGYPRLVAQVPDEDGTASAPFEVSNPYDLSAVGRNRSAAYRLTDDIDASSRPLNTGDGFDPLGNDTVAFTGSFDGADHTVSNLTLDRPGNDSVGFFGVLDGGAVHNLTLADATVTGADGTGGLVGRAIGGDVTNVTLDSVVVTGGNRTGGVVGNMTGGTVGNISVTDTTVTGANRTGGTVGSYDTTIRYFGQPLTNISVDNATVTGTNRTGGVVGFLNGEQLQNTSASGVIVTGSRSIGGAVGSNRQYVTRVNVNGTVDGDSAVGGVAGANDGVVIDVTTNASVDGDTAVGGVVGENIQQLAVASVTATVTGNESVGGAVGRNTDYVANVTADGSVEGDSAVAGLVGENTGTVKQAYTVASVIGDSDAGGAVGTNSGTVTGVYWDTVVTGQDDSAGGRGLTTAEMTDVAAVSNMTAFDFETGWALTESYPVLAERYDGELPIPFRTTITDTNAPVLTGETLTVDVRVENLGEFTATDRLELLGIDAAQVDNTDVTLLGGGETDITLTWTPETAQSGDVTLVSPGTNETAPVTVGQSGANFNAIITDANDTVTAGETVQVDYEVTNDGASGAEQTIGFTVDGEQVGSETVTLLDGESTTGTFTYTASASDAPTVTVGVTTDDDIATRDVSVNRVPTATADSYTTVENGTLAVGASEGVLANDTDPDGDALTVTTTPVAGPSNGSLALESDGSFQYTPDEGFVGTDSFTYEVSDGTDTDTATVTLSVAEEPAFAVDITDVNVTVTAGDTIAVRANVSNGGAVAATQPVTLGTNGTEVASRSVSVPAGDETTTTFTYATTADDPPAVTVTVASPTASDEATVAVEQPSSGSGPAGMFGSGTAEDPYVVTNATQLQAMNVDLDASYTLGNDIDASATETWNDGAGFDPVGDDTTPFTGSFDGEDRAIAGLTVTRATQNDTGLFGVVGDGATVGNVTLTDADVTGQNQVGIAVGNNSGGRVRSVGVTGTVTGENDVGGLVGRNAGTVARSSASATVGSSGGSVGGLVGGNVGGTVTESYATGDVGSPDASSVGGLVGLSSAGTVNESYATGNATGDAYVGGLVGDVRTVETSGSVVERSYAAGVVTGNTNVGGIVGGMAGTFSGATADLRESYFDERATDQSAAVGFSSFETVVEDNEGFETGDGQGRADEMTGPDAPGNLTAFEFGTTWATREEGYPVLSWQPAANAAPAAADDSYTVAGDETLAVESGGLLTNDDDPDGDALTVTTTPVAGPSNGRVALDADGSFEYTPDDGFTGEDSFTYQVSDGSGGTDTATVTITVTEAARPANLTVTITGTNAPVTEGEKLSVTASVTNVGELADSQPVTLEAFNGDEVDTRSLTLAAGNETNVTLAWETSEGDADSGTITVRTANDTATRSVSVEEADDDDGTSGSGGGGGGGGAEPNDPPNATDDAYTAVENTTLTVAADGGVLDDDTDPDGDALSVTVESGPTNGTLALAENGSFEYTPEPGFAGTDSFSYEVRDSEGGDDTATVTIMMLSETVEWSTSPAFDDETIRLAVGEERRLNVSEARLSDEEIASYEWSIDGRERSGETTTLAFEEAGEYTVELSVTNAAGQTATVTTTVVVENETDAGPTGGDTPSQTPTTDPTTTTSGDGAGFGIVLALVALLGAALLAARKRS, from the coding sequence GTGGGTGGCACCAGAATACGTCCTGACGCGGACGGCTACGGTGGGGTGGTCGCGGTGAAACTCCGTGCAGTCGTGCTGTCGGTCCTGATGGTCTTCTCGATTGCCACCGTCGGAGTGTCGCCCGCGGCGGCCCAGGCGGCCGGCAACGCGAGCATCTCGCCGTCGGCCGTCGATTTCGGGCAACAGAGCGTCGGAAACACGGCAAGCCAGGACGTGACGGTCACGAACGACGGCGGGAGCGAAATCGAGGTGACCGGCGTCGAGGTGGCCGGGGCCGACGGGGACGACTACACCGTCACCTCGGGTGCCAGCGGCGCCACGCTCGCGGCGGGCGATAGCCTGACCGCGACCGTCGAGTACTCGCCGGGCGATACGGCCGACGACAGCGCGACGCTGACCGTATCCTACGGCGACGGCACCACCTCGGACGTGTCGCTGTCGGGGACGGGCACCCCGGCGACGCTCTCGGGGACGGTTACCGACTTCGGGGCGGGCGTCGAGAACGCCACCGTCGTCGTCAACGGCACCGACACGGCGACGACCACCGACGCCGACGGGACGTACGCGGTGACGGTCACGGAATCCTCGGTGGACCTGACCGTCTATCACGAGTTCGTCGGCGGGACGAACGCCACGGTGACGCCGACGGTGAGCGTCTCGGGCGACACGACCCGGGACATCGCATTCGACCGGCCGACGCCCGCGGACCTGCCCGGTGACGGGTCGGCCGACGACCCCTACGAGATTTCGACCGTGCGGGAGCTACAGGCGATGAACGACAGCCTGGACGCGAACTACACGCTCACCGCGGACATCGACGCCTCGCGGACCGCCCAGTGGCGAGCGGTCCTCACGAGGAGTCGGAACGACATTTTGTATCGCGGGTTCGTTCCGGTCGGTAAATACTTCCGTGAGTCCGAGCCAGTGCGCTTCAACGGTACGTTCGACGGGGACGGACACACGATATCGAACCTGTCCACCGACTACGGGCTGTTCGCCGCTATCGGTGAACCGGGTGTCGTCCGGAACGTTCACGTTACGGATGCGAACGTCACACCACCTGCGGATCAGACACTGCCAGGCGACCTTCGCACGAACGCGGGTATCATCGCACGGGAAAATCATGGCACTATCGCTGCCAGCAACGTCGAGGGACGGGTCGTACCGAACGAAGGGACATTCGAAGTGGGCGGTTATGAATTGGTCTTCAGAGATGTCGGCGGCGTAGCAGGTCTCAATTCCCGGTCCGGTGTCATACAGAACGTTTCAGCGAACGCCACTGTAACCCTCAGGTCTACTCCCGAGCGATTAACCATTATCGGTGCTGGCGGTCTGGTCGACGACAACAGGGGTGTAATTCGAAATGTAACGGTCGACGCTGACGTGACATCCCCCTTCCTAGCCGGTGGATTGGCTTCCAGGAACGACGGTGTGATTCGAGAGGCAACGGTCGACGGTGAGGTGACGAACCTCGGATACAGCTTTGGAGAGTTCGACGGACTGGTCGGTGGGGTCGTTGGCGAGCACCGCGGAGACGGCGTAATTACCGACGTGGCGTCGGGAGCCGATATAAATCGCAATTCCACAGATACCGTAGGAGGGGGCGTCGTCGCAAACCTCGAAGGCACCTCGAGGATAAACGACACGTACGTGACTGGGACTGTCAGCGGGGCAGCAGGTGACGACGGACAAACTCCTGTCGGGCCGGTCGTGGGTGGAGTAACCGTCTTTTACTCTGGCAGCGACGGGTGGAACGGAGTGGTTCGAGACACCTACTGGAACGAGGAGACGGCCGGGCAGGCCGCCGCGAACGTCGACGGGACGACGAACCTGACGACCGGCGAGATGACGGGGCCGAACGCGACGGTGACGATGGCGGGACTGGAGTTTTACGACGACTGGCTGGCAAACGAGACGGGGTATCCACGTCTCGTCGCCCAGGTGCCCGACGAAGACGGGACTGCGAGCGCACCGTTCGAGGTGTCGAACCCGTACGACCTCTCCGCCGTCGGGCGCAACCGCAGCGCCGCCTACCGGCTCACCGACGACATCGACGCGAGCAGCCGGCCGCTGAACACCGGCGACGGCTTCGACCCGCTCGGGAACGACACCGTCGCGTTCACCGGCTCGTTTGACGGGGCGGACCACACCGTCTCGAACCTGACCCTCGACCGGCCGGGGAACGACTCAGTCGGGTTCTTCGGTGTCCTCGACGGCGGGGCGGTCCATAATCTGACGCTCGCCGACGCGACGGTCACCGGCGCGGACGGGACCGGCGGCCTCGTCGGCCGTGCCATCGGTGGCGACGTTACGAACGTAACCCTCGACAGCGTGGTCGTGACTGGTGGCAATCGGACCGGCGGCGTCGTCGGCAACATGACCGGCGGCACCGTCGGGAACATCTCGGTCACCGATACGACGGTCACCGGGGCGAACCGGACCGGCGGCACCGTCGGCAGCTACGATACGACCATCAGATACTTCGGTCAGCCCCTGACCAATATCTCAGTCGACAACGCGACAGTCACCGGCACGAACCGGACCGGTGGCGTCGTGGGCTTCCTCAACGGGGAACAGCTGCAGAACACTAGCGCTAGCGGCGTGATCGTTACGGGCTCGCGCTCGATCGGGGGCGCCGTCGGGAGTAACAGACAATATGTGACCCGTGTGAACGTCAATGGCACCGTCGATGGTGACAGTGCGGTCGGCGGCGTCGCGGGAGCAAACGATGGCGTGGTTATCGACGTGACGACCAACGCTTCAGTCGACGGCGACACTGCGGTCGGCGGCGTCGTGGGAGAAAACATCCAGCAACTCGCTGTTGCTTCCGTCACGGCGACGGTGACTGGCAACGAGTCCGTCGGTGGCGCGGTCGGTCGGAACACCGACTACGTGGCGAACGTGACCGCCGACGGCTCCGTCGAGGGTGACAGCGCCGTGGCCGGCCTCGTCGGTGAAAACACTGGCACCGTCAAACAGGCCTACACGGTGGCGAGCGTCATCGGGGACAGCGACGCCGGCGGCGCAGTCGGGACCAATAGCGGGACGGTGACCGGGGTCTACTGGGACACAGTCGTCACCGGGCAGGACGACTCGGCCGGCGGCAGGGGGCTGACGACCGCGGAGATGACCGACGTTGCCGCCGTGTCGAATATGACCGCATTCGACTTCGAGACGGGGTGGGCACTGACCGAGAGCTACCCGGTGCTTGCCGAGCGGTACGACGGCGAGTTGCCGATACCATTCAGGACCACCATCACAGACACCAACGCACCGGTCCTGACCGGCGAGACGCTGACCGTCGATGTCCGCGTCGAGAATCTCGGGGAGTTCACCGCCACCGACCGCCTGGAACTGCTCGGCATTGATGCGGCACAGGTCGACAATACGGACGTGACGCTGCTGGGCGGCGGCGAGACGGACATCACGTTGACCTGGACCCCAGAGACGGCACAGTCCGGCGACGTGACCCTGGTAAGTCCCGGGACGAACGAGACGGCGCCCGTGACCGTCGGGCAGTCGGGCGCGAACTTCAATGCGATCATCACAGACGCCAACGACACGGTGACCGCCGGTGAGACGGTGCAGGTGGACTACGAGGTCACCAACGACGGGGCGAGCGGCGCGGAACAGACGATTGGGTTCACCGTCGACGGCGAGCAGGTCGGCTCCGAGACGGTGACGCTGTTGGACGGCGAATCCACGACGGGGACGTTCACGTACACTGCGTCCGCGTCGGACGCTCCCACTGTGACGGTCGGGGTCACGACCGACGACGACATCGCGACGCGTGACGTGTCGGTGAACCGCGTTCCGACGGCGACGGCCGATAGCTACACGACCGTGGAGAACGGGACGCTCGCCGTCGGCGCGAGCGAGGGGGTCCTCGCGAACGACACGGACCCCGACGGCGACGCGTTGACTGTGACGACGACGCCGGTCGCCGGGCCGTCGAACGGGAGCCTCGCGCTGGAGTCCGACGGGAGCTTCCAGTACACGCCGGATGAGGGCTTCGTCGGCACCGACTCGTTCACCTACGAAGTCAGCGACGGAACGGACACGGACACAGCGACGGTGACGCTGTCGGTCGCCGAGGAGCCGGCCTTCGCCGTGGACATTACGGACGTGAACGTGACGGTGACTGCCGGCGATACCATCGCCGTCCGAGCGAACGTCTCAAACGGTGGTGCAGTCGCTGCCACGCAACCGGTGACACTCGGTACCAACGGCACCGAGGTAGCGTCCCGGTCGGTGTCAGTGCCGGCCGGCGACGAAACGACGACGACGTTCACCTACGCGACAACCGCCGACGACCCGCCGGCGGTGACCGTCACCGTCGCCAGCCCGACAGCGAGCGACGAGGCAACGGTTGCCGTCGAGCAGCCATCGAGTGGCTCCGGTCCCGCGGGGATGTTCGGCTCCGGGACGGCCGAGGACCCCTACGTGGTCACGAACGCCACGCAGCTCCAGGCGATGAATGTGGACCTCGACGCGAGCTACACGCTCGGGAACGATATCGACGCGAGCGCGACCGAGACGTGGAATGACGGGGCCGGGTTCGACCCAGTCGGTGACGACACCACGCCGTTTACCGGGTCGTTCGACGGCGAAGATCGGGCGATAGCCGGGCTGACGGTTACGAGAGCCACACAGAACGACACCGGCCTCTTCGGGGTTGTGGGCGACGGCGCCACCGTGGGGAACGTCACGCTGACCGACGCCGACGTCACCGGCCAGAACCAGGTCGGTATAGCCGTCGGGAACAATAGCGGCGGACGGGTACGGTCGGTGGGTGTCACCGGGACCGTGACCGGCGAGAACGACGTCGGCGGCCTCGTCGGCCGGAACGCCGGCACTGTCGCACGCTCGAGCGCCTCAGCGACAGTCGGGAGTTCGGGCGGGAGCGTCGGTGGGCTCGTCGGCGGCAACGTCGGCGGCACCGTGACGGAGTCGTACGCGACCGGTGACGTCGGCAGCCCGGACGCGTCCTCGGTCGGTGGACTCGTGGGCCTGTCCAGCGCGGGGACGGTCAACGAGTCCTACGCCACCGGCAACGCGACCGGCGACGCCTACGTGGGCGGCCTCGTGGGCGACGTGCGGACGGTCGAAACCAGTGGCAGCGTCGTCGAACGGTCGTACGCCGCGGGTGTCGTGACCGGGAACACGAACGTCGGAGGCATCGTCGGCGGGATGGCCGGCACGTTCAGCGGGGCCACCGCCGACCTCCGCGAATCGTACTTCGACGAGCGAGCGACGGACCAGTCCGCCGCAGTCGGATTCTCGTCGTTCGAGACGGTCGTCGAGGACAACGAGGGCTTCGAGACCGGTGACGGCCAGGGACGCGCCGACGAGATGACCGGGCCGGACGCGCCCGGTAACCTGACCGCATTCGAATTCGGGACCACGTGGGCGACCCGAGAGGAGGGCTACCCGGTACTGTCGTGGCAGCCAGCGGCTAACGCGGCACCGGCAGCCGCCGATGATAGCTACACAGTAGCCGGCGACGAGACACTCGCCGTAGAGTCCGGTGGCCTCCTGACGAACGACGATGACCCGGACGGCGACGCGTTGACCGTGACGACGACACCGGTCGCTGGGCCGTCCAACGGGCGCGTCGCACTGGATGCCGACGGGAGCTTCGAGTATACACCCGACGATGGGTTCACCGGTGAGGACTCGTTCACCTACCAGGTCAGCGACGGCAGCGGTGGGACCGACACCGCCACGGTGACGATTACCGTGACCGAAGCGGCCCGACCGGCAAATCTCACCGTCACGATTACCGGAACGAATGCGCCCGTGACCGAAGGGGAGAAGCTCTCGGTGACGGCGTCCGTGACCAACGTCGGTGAGCTCGCCGACAGCCAGCCGGTCACGCTCGAAGCGTTCAACGGAGACGAAGTCGATACCCGGTCGCTGACCCTCGCAGCTGGCAATGAGACGAACGTTACGCTGGCGTGGGAAACTAGCGAGGGTGACGCCGACTCGGGCACAATTACCGTTCGAACGGCTAACGACACCGCGACGCGCTCGGTCTCCGTCGAGGAAGCCGATGACGACGACGGGACCTCGGGCAGCGGCGGTGGCGGTGGCGGCGGTGGCGCAGAGCCGAATGACCCGCCGAACGCGACCGACGACGCGTACACGGCCGTCGAGAACACGACGCTGACCGTTGCTGCCGACGGCGGAGTGCTCGACGACGACACCGACCCCGACGGCGACGCGCTCTCGGTGACTGTCGAGAGCGGTCCCACCAACGGCACACTGGCACTCGCCGAGAACGGATCGTTCGAGTACACGCCCGAGCCAGGCTTCGCTGGGACCGATTCGTTCAGCTACGAGGTCCGCGACAGCGAGGGAGGCGACGACACCGCGACGGTGACCATCATGATGCTGTCGGAGACAGTCGAGTGGAGTACATCGCCAGCATTCGACGACGAGACGATTCGTCTGGCGGTCGGTGAGGAACGCAGACTCAACGTCAGTGAGGCACGACTATCGGACGAGGAGATCGCCAGCTACGAGTGGTCGATCGACGGTCGAGAACGGTCGGGCGAGACGACGACGCTGGCGTTCGAGGAAGCCGGCGAATACACCGTCGAACTCAGCGTGACGAACGCTGCCGGACAGACGGCCACCGTAACGACGACAGTCGTCGTCGAGAACGAAACCGATGCCGGGCCGACCGGCGGTGACACTCCCTCGCAGACGCCTACGACGGACCCAACCACGACGACCAGTGGCGATGGGGCAGGCTTCGGTATCGTACTCGCGCTGGTGGCACTGCTGGGAGCCGCTCTCCTCGCGGCCCGAAAGCGATCCTAA